The Synechococcus sp. UW179A DNA window CAGGGCGTCCCAGTCGGACCAGGAGTGCGAGAACACCTCCTGCAACAACCAGCTGCGCAGCTCAAGCAGCTCCTCCAGCCAGCGCCGCTGCTGAAGAGGCATCTGCAGGCGCTGGGCCAAAGCAATCGGATCAGAGGCTGCTGCGACCAGTGCAGCCATGGCTGGAAGTCCGAGACGGGAAGCCCAGCCCAGACGCCGTGTCAGCTTCGGCTCTGTTTGCAGCCAGGGGTCCAGTAGCGGCATGGCGGACCAAGCCTGTAGTAGAGCCAAGGCCTCTGCCCAGGGTTCCCGATCCAGTAGAAGTTCCAACTCCATGCGCAACCGAGTTCCAAGCGCCGGCGGCACAACATCGGCAGCATCGCCAAATTGCCAGGCCCAAGGCCAGACAGAGAGGGTGAACTCCACCTGACGCAAAGCTTCCGGGGCGAGGCGAAAACCCAGCCTTGCGCCATACCGCGCTGCCCTGACCACTCTGGTGGGGTCATCCTCCACGCTGCGGCCATGCAGGAAAGCGAGATGGCTCAGGGCCAGATGCTCCTGACCTCCGTGAGGATCGATCAGTAGCTGACTGCCGTCTGGATCCTGCACCAGCGCCATGGCATTAATCGTGAAGTCCCGACGAGCCAGATCCTCGTCCAGTGAGCCATGCTGAACACAGGGGTTCTGCCCTGGCGCTGTGTAAGTCTCGGTGCGTGCTGCAGCGAGGTCGATCAGAACACCATCGATCCGCAACTCCGCCGTGCCGAATTGATGATGCACGAGCACGTTCGTCACCCTCTTAGGACCAAAGGTGTCCTGAAGACGACTCAACAACCCATCAGTGGACCCCTCAACTACGAGATCAAGATCAGGAGGTACTCGCCAAGGTTCGCCAAGTTGATGATGCAGAAGTGCATCACGAACCGCACCACCAACAAGCGCCAGGCGCCCTTCACCCTGATCATGAAACTGTTTCGCCAGGGATTGGAGCAGAGGCTGGTAGATCACCGGCAGTGTCAAACCCGTTCCGACCTTCATGAGCACTGTTCTCAGCGACGGGGGAAGATTGCAAGGACAGGCATCGGCCAAAGGCGAAGTGGCTGACCGCTGGATGGGATGGTCATGACAATGACCTGCAAATAGAGCCTTAACCCACATCCATCAAACAGCACCTCTCGAATGGAAACCAGTCAAAATTAATTTTGAGGGGCCTACAAGTTTTCTGCATCGGTGATCGAGGCAGCAGGCAAGCAGCTGTGAATTACTGTGAAAAGACGAGAGAACGATCGATGTCGACTTCAATAATCATTCCTTGTTACAACGAAAAAAACGCAATTCGCGAAACCATTGAATCGATTCTTTCATCAGTTAAGCAATCAGAGTCCGAAGATATTGAGATTATTTGCGTCAACGACGGATCTTCAGACGGATCCGAACATGTTCTCAATGCGCTGACATCCGAAGAGGAGAATAGAAACGTCTTGGTCGTGCATCACAAACGCAACCAGGGCTATGGAGCCGCTTTAAAAACAGGCATCCGACGCAGCCAAAAAGACTATATCTGCATCACTGATGCTGATGGAACTTATCCCAATGAACGCATTCCAGAACTGATCGAGAGAATTACAAAGAAAGACCTCGATATGGTTGTTGGTGCTCGCATAGGAGCCAATGTTGATTACTCCAAGATCCGATCGATTCCGAAAATGATTCTGGTGCCATGGGTGTCATTCCTGTGCGGCACTGACGTACCTGATATGAACTCAGGCTTGAGAATTTTCAGACGCGATCGAGCTCTGGATTTTCTTAAGCTGCTTCCTGATGGTTTTAGCTTTACAACAACCATCACTATCTGCCTTCTCAGAAATCGATACGCCGTTGAATTCACACCCATCAGTTATGCCAAACGAGTCGGTAAAAGCCATATCAAACCAGTAAAAGACACGTTGAGATTCACCCAATTAATCCTACGCACAGGCATGTACTTCGCACCAATGCGTCTGCTGTCACCCCTTATCGTGGTCCTGGGAGCCTTGTTCGTCATCAGCGGAGCCTACGACCTAACAATCCTAAACAATCTCACAGATAAAACCGTTCTTCTTGGATTTGCCAGTCTGAACATTGCCATGTTTGCGCTGCTTGCTGACATGATTGATAAGCGCGCAAAGTAAAGCAAATTAGAAGTCGATCCCTAAATCAACCTGACTGGAGGGGCCTCTCCTGGGCGGAAACGTGTAAAAATACAACCAAAAATACTCACCATCAACATCGTGAGACAAAGCACTGAAATTGGAGCAATTGGCAGCGAATACCTCGGCAAAAAGTGACTCACTAAAGCATAAAATCCAAAAAGGGAAATGGGTACGACAGACACCATCAACCACGACAGGCGTCGCTGAACAATCGACAAAATAGGAGAAAGGAAAAGCGCAGGAAAGGCGAATGCATTCAAAAGAACCCCATTCCAATACCGAGAACGAAAACCCCAGAAGCCCCTCCAAGAAAGGGGAATGCTTGTTGTTAAAACATTGAGTGGATTCCTACTAAATTCCCGCAGTGCATACGCCTTCCGCTCACTGTCATTGAGAGACAACTCGTAAGGAAGGGCCCTTTTGCCCCTTTGATAAAGAGAACGAACATCCCCATAGCGTTCTTGCTTTAAAGCCACACGATCGCATTCCAAATAACGCTCAAACACAGCCAACCTTCCGTCACATGACAGCTCCTCATCAGAAAGCCCCATCAAGGGGCCCAACAGATCACGGCGAACAACGTTCGGCGAAAAAGCATAGAAAGAATCACGAAATTCTTGCAGATTCATCTGATTGAAAACAGATCTAATCAGCAACACGTCTCCACCACCTTTGGCGATGGCGAACTTAGAAAAATAAATCTGGTTACGAACAGCCCACGGACCAACAATCAGCAAGAAACCTAGCGAAAAAGTAATCAGCAAACTCCAAAAACGTTGACTCAATCCTGATATCAAAAAAGCAATAAGTGGCAAAACTAAAATTGCTACATACGCAACCGAAGATTTGGTCAATGCCATCGATCCCAGCACTAATCCAGCAGCCAAAAGCCATCGTCTGGATTTTTGGCGCGAGGCCACCAACAAAACGACACCCAACCAAACAAGAATAGCTGCAGCAATCAGCTCAGTGTTCATTCGCCGAATCTGTCCAATCACAAAAAAATGATTCACTAAAGCAATT harbors:
- a CDS encoding CCA tRNA nucleotidyltransferase; protein product: MKVGTGLTLPVIYQPLLQSLAKQFHDQGEGRLALVGGAVRDALLHHQLGEPWRVPPDLDLVVEGSTDGLLSRLQDTFGPKRVTNVLVHHQFGTAELRIDGVLIDLAAARTETYTAPGQNPCVQHGSLDEDLARRDFTINAMALVQDPDGSQLLIDPHGGQEHLALSHLAFLHGRSVEDDPTRVVRAARYGARLGFRLAPEALRQVEFTLSVWPWAWQFGDAADVVPPALGTRLRMELELLLDREPWAEALALLQAWSAMPLLDPWLQTEPKLTRRLGWASRLGLPAMAALVAAASDPIALAQRLQMPLQQRRWLEELLELRSWLLQEVFSHSWSDWDALEWTRKIEAGRWSVEAVALAVVDNPPCRRPLLRWWGRWRHVVSPISARELMAEGLRPGPELGEALRQAREQVLATMR
- a CDS encoding glycosyltransferase family 2 protein, which produces MSTSIIIPCYNEKNAIRETIESILSSVKQSESEDIEIICVNDGSSDGSEHVLNALTSEEENRNVLVVHHKRNQGYGAALKTGIRRSQKDYICITDADGTYPNERIPELIERITKKDLDMVVGARIGANVDYSKIRSIPKMILVPWVSFLCGTDVPDMNSGLRIFRRDRALDFLKLLPDGFSFTTTITICLLRNRYAVEFTPISYAKRVGKSHIKPVKDTLRFTQLILRTGMYFAPMRLLSPLIVVLGALFVISGAYDLTILNNLTDKTVLLGFASLNIAMFALLADMIDKRAK